The following proteins come from a genomic window of Plasmodium malariae genome assembly, contig: PmUG01_00_47, whole genome shotgun sequence:
- the PmUG01_00077000 gene encoding fam-l protein: MEQKTKTLLLINIVEIVLLSWVLHFNSDVGMFDMPLNKYCNCTKELETRNYRLLEGYKYNIDSKVIFTKEEMPNIGLTNKKEICNSEEEVQSKMNKTNGCSPSITRSRKKDMNKKSCTFETKKYSHLEKKIFKELDYENFLKKNRTITDKMYKKIMLKKYRLRFTLPLLFFALFLIIFLVDLSWGFINENTGGLWTALGVWTHLETLANGSLKVF, translated from the exons atggaacaaaaaacaaagacCCTCTtacttattaatattgttgAGATTGTCCTATTATCTTGGGTGCTTCATTTTAACAGTGATGtt ggcATGTTTGACATGCCATTGAATAAGTATTGCAATTGTACGAAAGAATTAGAAACAAGAAATTATCGATTACTAGAAGgatataagtataatatcGATTCAAAGGTTATATTTACTAAAGAAGAGATGCCAAATATTGGTTTGAccaacaaaaaagaaatatgtaaCAGTGAGGAAGAAGTACAAagcaaaatgaataaaacaaatggATGTTCACCAAGTATAACAAGAAGTCgtaaaaaagatatgaataaaaaatcttGTACATTTGAaaccaaaaaatattcccatttggaaaaaaaaatattcaaggAACTCGATTATGagaattttcttaaaaaaaacagaacaaTTACTGATAagatgtacaaaaaaataatgcttaaaaaatacagattACGTTTTACTTtacctttattattttttgcacTGTTTTTAATCATATTCTTAGTAGATTTATCATGGGGTTTTATTAATGAGAACACGGGGGGGTTATGGACTGCATTAGGGGTTTGGACCCACTTAGAAACCTTGGCTAATGGTTCTCTGAAAGTTTTTTAG